A genomic stretch from Flavobacterium nitratireducens includes:
- a CDS encoding ATP-binding protein, producing the protein MQFSEILGQEHIKNHLTRTADLGRIPHAQLFVGPEGSGTLAMAIAYSQYILCSNANGENEGENQACNLKFQKLSHPDLHFAYPTVTTDEVKKNPKSIDFITDWRAFVLQNPYGGLFDWYSVLGVQNKQGEIRVDDAQEILKSLSLKAYEGGYKIMIVWMAEKMNIAASNKLLKLLEEPPEKTIFILIAENEEDIIQTIRSRCQILHFNGLSESVITDALVTREGIDSKLASKLAHQAQGNFNAALHLLHDNDEEHPFEQWFVTWVRAAFKAKKDAAAIQDLILWSEKIAALGREAQKKFLQFCMEMFRQALLLNYEAPSLVYFEPKVDKFKLENFAPFVNGNNIQDIFKELSDAMYHIERNGNAKIILTDLSIKLTRLIHKK; encoded by the coding sequence ATGCAATTTTCTGAAATTTTAGGACAAGAACACATTAAAAACCATCTCACAAGAACGGCTGATTTGGGAAGAATACCCCATGCACAGTTGTTCGTTGGTCCAGAAGGAAGTGGAACTTTGGCTATGGCAATTGCCTATTCTCAATATATTTTATGTAGTAATGCAAACGGAGAGAATGAGGGTGAAAATCAGGCCTGTAATCTAAAATTTCAAAAATTATCCCATCCCGATTTGCATTTTGCTTATCCTACAGTTACTACCGATGAGGTAAAGAAAAATCCCAAAAGTATTGATTTTATTACCGATTGGAGAGCATTTGTTCTTCAAAATCCCTATGGAGGTCTTTTTGATTGGTATTCCGTATTAGGAGTGCAAAATAAACAAGGAGAAATTCGCGTTGATGATGCTCAGGAAATTCTAAAATCATTATCCTTAAAAGCTTACGAAGGAGGTTATAAAATCATGATTGTGTGGATGGCAGAGAAGATGAATATCGCTGCTTCTAATAAATTATTGAAATTACTCGAAGAGCCACCAGAAAAAACCATTTTTATTTTGATTGCCGAAAATGAAGAGGATATTATACAAACCATTCGTTCGCGTTGTCAAATATTGCATTTCAATGGTTTGAGCGAATCGGTTATCACTGATGCGTTGGTAACTCGTGAAGGAATTGATTCAAAACTCGCTTCAAAACTGGCGCATCAGGCACAAGGTAATTTTAATGCCGCTTTGCATTTGTTACACGATAACGACGAAGAACATCCATTTGAACAATGGTTTGTTACTTGGGTTCGTGCTGCTTTTAAGGCAAAAAAAGATGCTGCTGCGATACAGGATTTGATACTTTGGAGTGAAAAAATAGCGGCCTTAGGTAGGGAAGCACAGAAAAAATTTCTTCAGTTTTGTATGGAGATGTTTCGTCAGGCTTTGTTGCTTAATTATGAAGCGCCAAGTTTGGTCTATTTTGAACCTAAAGTAGATAAATTCAAATTAGAAAATTTTGCTCCCTTTGTCAATGGAAATAATATTCAGGATATTTTTAAAGAGCTTTCGGATGCCATGTATCATATTGAGCGCAATGGAAATGCAAAAATCATTTTAACCGATTTATCTATCAAGTTAACACGTTTAAT
- a CDS encoding phosphoglycerate kinase translates to MKTLNDFDFNNKKAIIRVDFNVPLDENFNVTDITRIEAAKPTISKILADGGSVILMSHLGRPKGAEDKYSLKHILKTASDILGVPVKFAANCIGDVAKQAAADLKAGEVLLLENLRFHNEEEAGDVAFAKELASLGDIYVNDAFGTAHRAHASTTIIAQFFPTAKCFGYLLAKEIESINKVLKDSEKPVTAILGGSKVSSKITVIENILDKVDHMIIGGGMTFTFVKAQGGKIGNSICEDDKQELALEILRLAKEKGVQVHIPVDVVAGDDFSNNANTQVVDVTNIPDGWEGMDAGPKSLEAFEKVIMDSKTILWNGPLGVFEMETFAKGTIALGNFIAAATANGTFSLVGGGDSVAAVKQFGFEDKMSYVSTGGGAMLEMLEGRTLPGIAAILE, encoded by the coding sequence ATGAAGACTTTAAACGATTTTGATTTTAACAATAAAAAAGCGATTATCCGTGTAGATTTTAACGTGCCTTTAGACGAAAATTTTAACGTAACCGATATTACTCGTATAGAAGCTGCTAAACCTACCATTTCTAAAATTCTTGCAGATGGAGGAAGTGTAATTTTAATGTCTCACCTAGGGCGTCCAAAAGGAGCTGAAGATAAATATTCATTAAAACACATATTAAAAACAGCTAGCGATATTTTAGGTGTACCTGTAAAATTTGCAGCTAACTGTATCGGTGATGTAGCAAAACAAGCAGCAGCCGATTTAAAAGCAGGTGAAGTTTTATTGTTAGAAAATCTACGTTTTCACAATGAAGAAGAAGCAGGTGATGTTGCTTTTGCAAAAGAATTAGCTTCATTAGGAGATATTTATGTAAATGATGCATTTGGAACTGCGCATAGAGCACATGCTTCTACTACAATTATTGCTCAATTTTTCCCAACTGCTAAATGTTTCGGTTATTTATTAGCAAAAGAAATTGAAAGCATCAACAAAGTATTAAAAGACAGCGAAAAACCAGTAACGGCTATTTTAGGAGGTTCTAAAGTATCTTCAAAAATTACAGTTATCGAAAATATCCTTGACAAAGTAGACCACATGATTATTGGTGGAGGGATGACATTTACTTTTGTTAAAGCTCAAGGAGGGAAAATTGGAAATTCTATCTGCGAGGATGACAAACAAGAATTAGCCCTTGAAATTTTAAGATTAGCTAAAGAAAAAGGAGTACAAGTTCACATTCCAGTTGACGTAGTTGCTGGAGATGATTTCTCTAATAACGCTAATACTCAAGTGGTAGATGTAACTAACATTCCTGATGGATGGGAAGGTATGGATGCTGGACCAAAATCATTAGAAGCTTTCGAAAAAGTGATTATGGATTCAAAAACAATCTTATGGAATGGTCCGTTAGGGGTTTTTGAAATGGAAACTTTTGCAAAAGGAACTATCGCTTTAGGAAACTTTATCGCAGCTGCAACAGCTAACGGAACATTCTCTCTTGTAGGTGGTGGAGACTCAGTTGCTGCCGTAAAACAATTCGGTTTTGAAGACAAAATGAGTTATGTATCTACAGGTGGTGGAGCAATGTTAGAGATGTTAGAAGGTAGAACTTTACCTGGTATTGCCGCTATTTTAGAATAA